A single Scleropages formosus chromosome 4, fSclFor1.1, whole genome shotgun sequence DNA region contains:
- the mettl27 gene encoding methyltransferase-like protein 27 has protein sequence MEENGRTFSDVRNVILSAHKNAGAEDKVAFYNEWAANYNEDVHILDYRAPMLAARCLSAAFPGDREGALVLDVACGTGLVGAQLQKVKFRHFIGVDGSCAMLELAKSSGLYQELKQCLLGKETLPVEPESCDLVIIVGALSVGQVPVTVVKELWQAAKPGGYVCMTTRANAENQEYKRQLERVMAEMEQEGLWTCVDVVEVEQWERAVSDHETGYISGVVYLYKKIPRLGFKCD, from the exons ATGGAAGAAAACGGCAGGACTTTTTCCGATGTGAGAAACGTCATACTCTCCGCACACAAAAACGCGGGCGCCGAGGACAAAGTAGCTTTCTATAACGAATGGGCTGCTAATTATAACGAG GACGTGCACATCCTGGACTATCGGGCTCCGATGTTGGCCGCTCGGTGTCTGTCAGCTGCCTTTCCAGGTGACCGCGAGGGGGCGCTCGTCCTAGACGTGGCCTGCGGCACGGGTCTGGTCGGCGCTCAG CTGCAGAAAGTGAAGTTTCGCCACTTTATTGGGGTCGATGGGAGCTGTGCCATGCTTGAGTTGGCCAAGAGCTCAGGCCTTTACCAAGAGCTAAAGCAGTGCCTGCTGGGAAAAGAAACACTCCCTGTTGAACCTG AGTCTTGTGATTTAGTCATTATTGTGGGGGCCCTAAGTGTCGGCCAAGTTCCAGTCACTGTTGTTAAAGAGCTCTGGCAAGCAGCTAAACCAG GAGGCTATGTGTGCATGACAACGAGGGCTAACGCAGAAAACCAGGAATACAAGAGGCAGCTGGAGCGAGTGATGGCAGAGATGGAGCAGGAAGGGCTGTGGACCTGCGTGgacgtcgtggaggtggagcagtgggAGAGGGCAGTGTCTGATCACGAAACAGGGTACATCTCTGGAGTTGTGTACCTGTATAAAAAAATCCCCAGATTAGGGTTCAAATGTGACTGA